One window from the genome of Streptomyces sp. NBC_01476 encodes:
- a CDS encoding cytochrome c biogenesis protein DipZ, which yields MVTLVLIGLVGGFITGISPCVLPVLPVVFLSGGAGPAAAKSGSSRRPYLVVAGLALSFAVFTLLGTLVLSALPLPSDTIRWAGLVVLTVLGVAMMFPRIQDLLERPFSYLGRRQVGGGHGGFVLGLALGAVYVPCAGPVLAAITVAGATHAIGAKTIALTCAFAVGTAAPLLFFALAGRGVADRVRAFRERQRSVRFVAGLVVIALAVALTFNVTDAIQRAVPDYTARINQALDKAGAIKGLGPQQSAALATCANTMSATLLDCGKAPAVTGIQQWFDTPGDKPLTQADLRGKVVLIDFWAYSCINCQRAIAHTEAWYRAYRDAGLVVIGVHTPEYAFEHVPANVKAGAARLHITYPVALDNDYATWNAFGNDSWPASYLIDSTGEVRHVAIGEGDYGGDESLIRQLLTAARPGADLPETTDVPDRTPTDPDQTPETYLGAQRAQGIANGPLDSGARSFTLPASVPPDEFALGGSWVVADEDLTSGPGATMELNFAADDVYLDVGGTGEVTATFAGKTKTFTIAGAPDIYTVVGGAAEQHGVLKLTFSPGLSAYSFTFG from the coding sequence GTGGTCACCCTGGTGCTGATCGGTCTGGTCGGCGGGTTCATCACCGGTATCTCGCCGTGCGTGCTGCCGGTGCTGCCGGTGGTCTTCCTCAGCGGGGGTGCGGGGCCTGCCGCCGCGAAGTCCGGGAGCAGCCGGCGGCCGTATCTCGTGGTGGCCGGACTGGCGCTCAGCTTCGCCGTGTTCACTCTCCTGGGCACGCTGGTGCTCAGCGCGCTGCCGCTGCCGTCGGACACCATCCGGTGGGCGGGGCTGGTGGTGCTGACCGTGCTGGGCGTCGCGATGATGTTCCCGCGGATCCAGGACCTGCTGGAGCGGCCCTTCTCCTATCTGGGGCGGCGGCAGGTCGGCGGCGGGCACGGCGGTTTCGTGCTGGGGCTGGCGCTGGGGGCGGTGTACGTGCCGTGCGCCGGGCCGGTGCTCGCCGCGATCACGGTGGCGGGCGCGACCCACGCGATCGGGGCCAAGACGATCGCGCTGACCTGCGCGTTCGCCGTCGGGACCGCGGCGCCGCTGCTCTTCTTCGCGCTGGCCGGGCGCGGGGTCGCGGACCGGGTGCGGGCGTTCCGGGAACGGCAGCGGTCGGTGCGGTTCGTGGCGGGTCTGGTCGTCATCGCGCTGGCGGTGGCGCTCACCTTCAATGTCACCGACGCGATCCAGCGGGCGGTCCCGGACTACACCGCCAGGATCAACCAGGCGCTGGACAAGGCCGGGGCGATCAAGGGGCTCGGTCCGCAGCAGAGCGCGGCCCTCGCGACCTGCGCCAACACGATGTCCGCGACGCTGCTCGACTGCGGGAAGGCGCCGGCCGTCACCGGGATCCAGCAGTGGTTCGACACCCCCGGTGACAAGCCGCTGACCCAGGCCGATCTGCGGGGCAAGGTGGTGCTGATCGACTTCTGGGCGTACTCCTGCATCAACTGCCAGCGGGCCATCGCGCACACCGAAGCCTGGTACCGCGCCTACCGGGACGCGGGCCTCGTGGTGATCGGCGTGCACACCCCTGAGTACGCCTTCGAGCATGTGCCGGCCAATGTGAAGGCCGGTGCGGCCCGGCTGCACATCACCTATCCGGTGGCGCTCGACAACGACTACGCCACCTGGAACGCCTTCGGGAACGACTCCTGGCCGGCGTCCTATCTGATCGACTCGACCGGTGAGGTACGGCATGTGGCCATCGGCGAGGGCGACTACGGCGGGGACGAGTCGCTGATCCGGCAGTTGCTGACCGCGGCCCGTCCGGGGGCCGACCTGCCCGAGACGACGGATGTGCCGGACCGGACCCCGACCGACCCGGACCAGACGCCGGAGACGTACCTCGGTGCCCAGCGGGCCCAGGGCATCGCCAACGGGCCGCTGGACTCCGGTGCCCGCTCCTTCACACTGCCCGCCTCGGTCCCGCCGGACGAGTTCGCGCTCGGCGGTTCCTGGGTGGTCGCGGACGAGGACCTGACGTCGGGCCCGGGGGCGACGATGGAGCTGAACTTCGCGGCGGACGACGTCTATCTGGACGTCGGCGGCACCGGCGAGGTCACCGCGACCTTCGCCGGGAAGACGAAGACCTTCACCATCGCCGGGGCGCCGGACATCTATACGGTGGTGGGCGGGGCGGCCGAACAGCACGGTGTCCTGAAGCTGACCTTCTCGCCGGGCCTGAGCGCCTACTCCTTCACCTTCGGATGA
- a CDS encoding hydroxyacid dehydrogenase, with protein sequence MADRPNLALAMRPDILDLVLPAPLRARLDSLADVRPGPPVTDWSTADLATTDLLLTGWGCPVMDTAFLDRAPRLAAAVHAAGTVKGHIRPEVWQRGIAVSSAADANAVPVVEYTLATIWLAARRTLGAAAGYRTGRYPGYRERQGADGAVVGVIGASRIGRGVIARLLTTPAGFRILLADPYVTAAEAAALGAEQVDPDELCRRSDIVTIHAPDLPETRHLLDARRLRLLRDGAAVINTARGRLIDTQALTAACAAGRIDAYLDVTDPEPLPPDHPLRALPNVLLTPHIAGCQGTEVQRLGAYAVDEVERWIKGEPLLGAVRAEELDRIA encoded by the coding sequence ATGGCGGACCGGCCGAACCTGGCACTGGCGATGCGCCCGGACATTCTGGACCTGGTCCTCCCGGCCCCGCTGCGCGCCCGGCTCGACAGCCTGGCCGACGTCCGGCCGGGACCGCCGGTCACCGACTGGTCCACCGCCGACCTCGCCACCACCGACCTGCTGCTCACCGGCTGGGGCTGCCCGGTCATGGACACCGCCTTCCTGGACCGCGCCCCCCGGCTCGCCGCCGCCGTCCACGCCGCCGGCACCGTCAAAGGCCACATCAGGCCCGAGGTCTGGCAGCGCGGCATCGCGGTCTCCTCGGCCGCCGACGCCAACGCCGTCCCGGTCGTCGAATACACCCTCGCCACCATCTGGCTGGCCGCCCGCCGCACCCTGGGCGCCGCGGCCGGCTACCGCACCGGCCGCTACCCCGGCTACCGCGAACGGCAGGGCGCGGACGGCGCCGTGGTCGGCGTCATCGGCGCCTCCCGGATCGGCCGCGGCGTCATCGCCCGCCTGCTCACCACCCCGGCCGGCTTCCGCATCCTGCTCGCCGACCCCTACGTCACCGCTGCCGAAGCCGCCGCGCTCGGCGCGGAACAGGTCGACCCCGACGAACTCTGCCGCCGCTCCGACATCGTCACCATCCACGCCCCCGACCTGCCCGAGACCCGCCACCTCCTGGACGCCCGCCGGCTGCGGCTGCTCCGGGACGGCGCCGCGGTGATCAACACCGCCCGCGGCCGCCTCATCGACACCCAGGCGCTCACCGCCGCGTGCGCCGCCGGCCGTATCGACGCCTACCTCGATGTCACCGACCCCGAACCCCTCCCCCCGGACCACCCCCTCCGTGCCCTCCCCAACGTCCTGCTCACCCCGCACATCGCCGGCTGCCAGGGCACGGAGGTGCAACGCCTCGGCGCGTACGCGGTGGACGAGGTGGAGCGGTGGATCAAGGGGGAACCGCTGCTGGGCGCGGTGCGGGCGGAGGAACTGGACCGGATCGCGTAA
- a CDS encoding LacI family DNA-binding transcriptional regulator, which produces MAGRAGVSVATVSRVLAGNYPTSAAARAKVLRAVKDLDYVIDGRARALAGTGPKTVAVIVSSVDSAFYAGVAQGVEQEAAARGRLCMVCSHGGDEARELALVQMMREQRSEFVVLVGGAVEDERYRARLTEYAHGLAAAGSRLVLCGRPAPSPDMPVLVVEYDNEAGAYAVVSHLLAAGHRDILYLGMMPGHSTVEPRIAGYRRALADHGLGPAAERTAGQGLGRAHGYAAMRQILDECGGRPAFTAVFAGDDQAAAGAMAAMREQGLRTPADISVVGYNNDGLAQDLNPPLTTVNIPAYELGRESVRLALAEAAGEGPRSSAQQRHLLGTHIVLRESVGRPRQG; this is translated from the coding sequence GTGGCCGGCCGGGCGGGCGTCTCGGTGGCCACCGTCTCCCGGGTGCTGGCCGGCAACTACCCGACCTCGGCGGCGGCCCGCGCCAAGGTGCTGCGGGCGGTGAAGGACCTCGACTACGTGATCGACGGCCGGGCCCGGGCGCTGGCCGGGACCGGGCCCAAGACGGTCGCGGTGATCGTGAGTTCGGTGGACAGCGCCTTCTACGCCGGCGTCGCCCAGGGCGTGGAGCAGGAGGCGGCGGCGCGCGGCCGGCTGTGCATGGTGTGCAGCCACGGCGGGGACGAGGCGCGTGAACTGGCGCTGGTGCAGATGATGCGCGAGCAGCGCAGCGAGTTCGTGGTGCTGGTCGGCGGGGCGGTCGAGGACGAGCGGTACCGGGCCCGGCTGACGGAGTACGCGCACGGGCTGGCGGCGGCCGGGTCCCGCCTGGTGCTGTGCGGGCGGCCCGCGCCGAGCCCGGACATGCCGGTGCTGGTGGTCGAGTACGACAACGAGGCCGGCGCGTACGCGGTGGTGAGTCATCTGCTGGCGGCCGGGCACCGGGACATCCTCTACCTCGGGATGATGCCGGGGCACTCCACGGTCGAGCCGCGGATCGCCGGTTACCGCCGGGCGCTCGCCGACCACGGCCTGGGCCCGGCGGCCGAGCGGACAGCGGGGCAGGGCCTGGGCCGCGCCCACGGTTACGCGGCGATGCGGCAGATCCTCGACGAGTGCGGCGGCCGGCCCGCCTTCACCGCGGTCTTCGCGGGCGACGACCAGGCGGCGGCGGGCGCGATGGCCGCGATGCGCGAGCAGGGGCTGCGCACACCCGCGGACATCTCCGTCGTCGGCTACAACAACGACGGTCTCGCCCAGGACCTGAACCCGCCGCTGACAACGGTGAACATCCCCGCGTACGAACTGGGCCGCGAGTCGGTCCGCCTGGCGCTCGCCGAAGCGGCGGGTGAGGGGCCGCGCAGCAGCGCCCAGCAGCGGCATCTGCTGGGGACGCACATCGTGCTGCGGGAGTCGGTGGGCCGGCCGCGCCAGGGCTGA
- a CDS encoding ABC transporter permease, whose protein sequence is MAPGVAYFLLFHYGALAGNVIAFKDYVPFDGLWASQWNGVDNFRVMLADPDFWHAVLNTLWIALLQLVFFFPVPIGLAVLLHSLTRDAVRGFVQSVAYLPHFLSWVIVVAVFQQVLGETGLMNSLLGDAHLHTVDIIGNPTAFKPLVVAQVIWKDSGWGTIVFLAALAQVDEQSYEAAAIDGAGPWRRFWHVTLPAIRPIIVLLLIMRLGDILSVGFEQMLLQRASVGPDAAEIIDTFVYYKGLVGGDFGYAAAAGLFKGVIGALLVFAANKVAHRLGEQGVYR, encoded by the coding sequence ATGGCGCCCGGCGTGGCGTACTTCCTGCTCTTCCACTACGGCGCGCTGGCCGGGAACGTGATCGCGTTCAAGGACTACGTGCCTTTCGACGGGCTGTGGGCCAGCCAGTGGAACGGCGTCGACAACTTCCGTGTGATGCTGGCCGATCCGGACTTCTGGCACGCGGTTCTCAACACCCTGTGGATAGCGCTGCTGCAGCTGGTCTTCTTCTTCCCGGTGCCGATCGGTCTGGCCGTCCTGCTGCACAGCCTGACCCGGGACGCGGTCCGCGGCTTCGTGCAGTCGGTGGCGTATCTGCCGCACTTCCTGTCGTGGGTGATCGTGGTGGCGGTCTTCCAGCAGGTGCTGGGGGAGACCGGGCTGATGAACTCGCTGCTCGGCGACGCCCATCTGCACACGGTGGACATCATCGGCAATCCCACCGCCTTCAAGCCGCTGGTGGTGGCGCAGGTGATCTGGAAGGACTCCGGCTGGGGCACGATCGTCTTCCTCGCCGCCCTCGCCCAGGTCGACGAGCAGAGTTACGAGGCGGCGGCGATCGACGGCGCCGGTCCGTGGCGGCGGTTCTGGCATGTCACGCTGCCGGCGATCCGGCCGATCATCGTGCTGCTGCTGATCATGCGGCTGGGCGACATCCTGTCGGTCGGCTTTGAGCAGATGCTGCTGCAGCGGGCGTCGGTCGGCCCGGACGCGGCCGAGATCATCGACACCTTCGTCTACTACAAGGGCCTGGTCGGCGGCGACTTCGGTTATGCCGCGGCGGCCGGCCTCTTCAAGGGCGTCATCGGCGCCCTCCTGGTCTTCGCCGCCAACAAGGTGGCGCACCGGCTCGGCGAGCAGGGGGTCTACCGATGA
- a CDS encoding carbohydrate ABC transporter permease: MSAATTATAATVPARASRPAWKEKPKPVTQGAKAVALAVVVLIVLVPFLIIVSTSLSSNKDVVAGGGWVLWPEHPTLRAYREIFQGGIVGHALWVSAGVTVIGTAVSLACTIGLAYALSRPDLFGGKPVLLLILFTFLFPPGMIPAFLLVKGLHMLDSYASLIAPVLINVFNLVVLRGFFQSVPAELYEAARLDGAGEWLILRRVVLPLSKAALAVVGLFYAVSYWNAWFYASIYLESGHWPLQQVLRTYVIGGAQLADTGAGDASQVAAPQTIQMAVLVVATVPILAVYPFLQKYFTKGVLTGAIKS, from the coding sequence ATGAGCGCGGCGACCACGGCGACTGCGGCGACGGTGCCGGCCAGGGCGTCCCGTCCGGCCTGGAAGGAGAAGCCGAAGCCGGTCACGCAGGGCGCGAAGGCGGTGGCGCTCGCGGTGGTGGTGCTGATCGTGCTGGTGCCGTTCCTGATCATCGTGTCGACGTCGCTGTCGTCGAACAAGGACGTGGTGGCGGGCGGCGGCTGGGTGCTGTGGCCGGAGCACCCGACGCTCCGCGCGTACCGGGAGATCTTCCAGGGCGGCATCGTCGGGCACGCGCTGTGGGTGAGCGCCGGGGTCACCGTGATCGGCACCGCGGTGAGTCTGGCGTGCACGATCGGTCTGGCGTACGCGCTGAGCCGGCCGGATCTGTTCGGCGGCAAGCCGGTGCTGCTGCTGATCCTGTTCACCTTCCTCTTCCCGCCCGGCATGATTCCGGCTTTCCTGCTGGTCAAGGGCCTGCACATGCTGGACAGTTACGCCTCGCTGATCGCGCCGGTGCTGATCAACGTCTTCAATCTGGTGGTGCTGCGCGGCTTCTTCCAGTCGGTGCCCGCGGAGCTGTACGAGGCGGCCCGGCTGGACGGCGCGGGCGAGTGGCTGATCCTGCGCAGGGTCGTACTGCCGCTGTCCAAGGCCGCGTTGGCGGTGGTCGGGCTCTTCTACGCGGTCTCGTACTGGAACGCCTGGTTCTACGCGTCGATCTATCTGGAGTCCGGGCACTGGCCGCTCCAGCAGGTGCTGCGGACGTATGTGATCGGCGGCGCGCAGCTGGCGGACACCGGGGCCGGTGACGCGAGCCAGGTCGCGGCGCCGCAGACGATCCAGATGGCGGTGCTGGTGGTGGCCACGGTGCCGATCCTCGCCGTCTACCCCTTCCTGCAGAAGTACTTCACCAAGGGCGTGCTCACCGGCGCCATCAAGAGCTGA
- a CDS encoding ARPP-2 domain-containing protein — translation MTGTLRLDLAGLETRPAQVWGGVRLVPLVRPEPLPGLRLHARLYGEGHGVVHDGRTSYRSYIPHGFVADWGTGPVAAYGTQVAETEPSACVPVRVHRRMVSREAKRRLRFLPLHLALEGYLSLHFGGPPIAWAEWSQRALRNGLSPRAEEAYSGAAVRGLGDALRVFEIHPGQCGVLVYAADALAAAFAVPHPDDYRALHTSLLLDLYGELIHHYALLSGPVPDFTPRLGPVNSMAALRAAVAREERAWRDFHDDTMAAGLLGHDCTARTAYSMGEFTLHRFLPVFRPRAENHIGEAITGPGGRIAYLKTFRLSETQVRRGHLLSRLAARDWHLRAAAADLGLTEGQLALRLESAGFGHLLRQDVLDGFRAGNR, via the coding sequence GTGACCGGCACCCTCCGCCTCGACCTGGCCGGCCTGGAGACCCGCCCCGCCCAGGTCTGGGGCGGCGTCCGCCTCGTCCCGCTGGTCCGCCCCGAACCCCTGCCGGGCCTGCGGCTGCACGCCCGGCTGTACGGCGAGGGCCACGGCGTGGTCCACGACGGCCGGACGTCGTACCGCTCCTACATCCCGCACGGCTTCGTCGCCGACTGGGGTACGGGACCGGTCGCCGCCTACGGCACCCAGGTCGCCGAGACCGAGCCGTCCGCCTGCGTACCCGTGCGCGTCCACCGCCGGATGGTCAGCCGCGAGGCCAAGCGGCGGCTGCGGTTCCTGCCGCTGCACCTCGCGCTGGAGGGCTACTTGAGCCTGCACTTCGGCGGCCCGCCGATCGCCTGGGCCGAGTGGTCGCAGCGTGCCCTGCGCAACGGCCTGTCCCCGCGTGCCGAGGAGGCGTACTCCGGCGCGGCCGTCCGCGGACTCGGCGACGCCCTGCGGGTGTTCGAGATCCACCCGGGTCAGTGCGGTGTCCTGGTGTACGCGGCCGACGCGCTCGCCGCCGCCTTCGCCGTACCCCACCCGGACGACTACCGGGCCCTGCACACCAGCCTGCTGCTCGACCTCTACGGCGAACTCATCCACCACTACGCCCTGTTGAGCGGCCCGGTGCCGGACTTCACGCCCCGCCTCGGCCCGGTGAACAGCATGGCCGCGCTGCGCGCCGCCGTCGCCCGCGAGGAGCGGGCCTGGCGGGACTTCCACGACGACACCATGGCGGCGGGCCTGCTCGGCCACGACTGCACTGCGCGAACCGCGTACAGCATGGGCGAGTTCACCCTGCACCGGTTCCTGCCGGTCTTCCGCCCGCGTGCGGAGAACCACATCGGCGAGGCGATCACCGGGCCCGGCGGCCGGATCGCGTACCTCAAGACGTTCCGGCTCTCCGAGACGCAGGTCCGCCGCGGCCACCTGCTCTCGCGGCTGGCCGCCCGGGACTGGCACCTCCGGGCGGCGGCAGCCGATCTCGGGCTCACCGAGGGGCAGTTGGCGCTGCGGCTGGAGTCCGCTGGCTTCGGCCACCTGCTCCGCCAGGACGTCCTGGACGGCTTCCGGGCCGGGAACCGCTGA
- a CDS encoding extracellular solute-binding protein, which translates to MSTSSFSRRTLLRSIAAGGAALAAPTLLTACSTSGGGHSVSNAGKSLTPWPAYLPFAGPAPDLPGTADGIQPGYLKYPQQLADAVHEKPGSGQTIKVMTITYGTPPGSPGQNKFWAAINEALGVTLEYTVVPDSDYMTKMATMMAGNDLPDVINFGGGHTLPREAEFVAAKCADLSSYISGDAIKAYPNLANLPAYVWQDMGRIRGRLYGVPVQRSAPGNCLWINNDVFTASGMKDGWSADDFLAVAKAATHGKKYGLGSSAPLLFGHDVHTMAFGAPQEWKVDGGEFVSAYTTDEYRAGLEYMARLRQAGLFEPNVLGTSTVDCKTFFYNGTVASMPDGFGALSTSVPSIDNAFVLDAAVPYTPSNGAKPGMQRAKGAWGYTALKKTTPDRIKLILRVLDYLAAPFGTKEYELNHFGVEGTHFTRNAAGDPIPTKRGLSESNVNFPVKYLCDAPQVLYLPGRPDDVRRNHAWQTKVAPMLVRNPRFGLQSDAQSRVGAAIDTIRTDAIGAVVSGHKPMSAWDDALKKMRGQGLDRIAAEYAEDYASNH; encoded by the coding sequence GTGAGTACCTCGTCGTTCTCGCGGCGTACCCTGCTGCGCTCGATCGCCGCAGGTGGCGCCGCTCTGGCCGCACCGACTCTGCTGACCGCCTGCTCGACGTCGGGCGGCGGGCACAGTGTGAGCAACGCCGGGAAGTCGCTGACCCCGTGGCCGGCGTATCTGCCGTTCGCCGGCCCTGCGCCGGATCTGCCGGGCACCGCCGACGGCATTCAGCCGGGGTATCTGAAGTATCCGCAGCAGCTGGCCGACGCGGTGCACGAGAAGCCGGGCAGCGGCCAGACGATCAAGGTCATGACGATCACCTACGGCACTCCGCCGGGGTCGCCGGGGCAGAACAAGTTCTGGGCGGCGATCAACGAGGCGCTCGGGGTGACCCTCGAGTACACGGTCGTACCCGACTCCGACTACATGACGAAGATGGCCACGATGATGGCGGGCAACGACCTGCCGGACGTGATCAACTTCGGTGGCGGCCACACGCTGCCGCGTGAGGCGGAGTTCGTCGCCGCGAAGTGCGCGGACCTGTCGTCGTACATCAGCGGTGACGCGATCAAGGCGTACCCGAATCTGGCCAATCTGCCGGCCTATGTGTGGCAGGACATGGGCCGTATCCGCGGGCGGCTGTACGGCGTCCCGGTGCAGCGGTCGGCGCCGGGGAACTGCCTGTGGATCAACAACGACGTGTTCACCGCGTCGGGGATGAAGGACGGCTGGAGTGCCGACGACTTCCTGGCGGTGGCGAAGGCGGCCACGCACGGGAAGAAGTACGGGCTCGGTTCGTCGGCGCCGCTGCTCTTCGGGCACGACGTGCACACGATGGCCTTCGGGGCGCCGCAGGAGTGGAAGGTGGACGGCGGGGAGTTCGTCAGCGCGTACACCACCGACGAGTACCGGGCGGGCCTGGAGTACATGGCGCGGCTGCGGCAGGCGGGTCTCTTCGAGCCGAATGTGCTGGGCACTTCGACGGTGGACTGCAAGACCTTCTTCTACAACGGGACGGTCGCCTCGATGCCGGACGGTTTCGGTGCGCTGTCCACCAGCGTCCCGAGCATCGACAACGCGTTCGTGCTGGACGCGGCGGTCCCGTACACCCCGTCCAACGGTGCGAAGCCCGGGATGCAGCGGGCCAAGGGCGCGTGGGGCTACACCGCGCTGAAGAAGACCACCCCGGACCGGATCAAGCTGATCCTGCGGGTGCTCGACTATCTGGCGGCGCCGTTCGGCACCAAGGAGTACGAGCTCAACCACTTCGGTGTGGAGGGCACGCACTTCACCCGGAACGCCGCCGGGGACCCGATTCCGACCAAGCGCGGTCTGTCCGAGAGCAACGTCAACTTCCCCGTGAAGTACCTGTGCGACGCGCCACAGGTGCTCTATCTGCCGGGCCGGCCGGACGACGTCAGGCGCAACCACGCCTGGCAGACGAAGGTCGCGCCGATGCTGGTGCGCAACCCGCGGTTCGGTCTCCAGTCGGACGCCCAGAGCCGGGTCGGCGCGGCCATCGACACGATCAGGACCGACGCGATCGGGGCGGTCGTCTCCGGTCACAAGCCGATGAGCGCGTGGGACGACGCGCTGAAGAAGATGCGCGGCCAGGGCCTCGACCGGATCGCGGCGGAGTACGCCGAGGACTACGCGTCGAACCACTGA
- a CDS encoding type IV secretory system conjugative DNA transfer family protein: MAQRKKGSSGGLPDGLIVGIIGFLLGVTVLVWTATGIAGVLSHGGWPDQAHFTRTPQAMRSLISEPHDVAAAWPQTPPGQLPGSGLFWGVFIGQFMVLFVLAVWVLNVVARLRSRDERGVRRAPEPVEEAPLPEPRRAAGRPAPAKDGDGLDAWFRTVPRAAPFIADDTPTAVLSEPAPRPAPAAEHLADGEVTRTYALFAAPRGDKAKRITQPAVLAAAGPVVVTTADPDTYHQTVGNRAKLGPVHVYDPAHLLDVPGRLRWAPHGGCERPGTARIRAAALLAPLRTERADEAIVHETAATLLRCLLHAAAVDGQPFRQVQRWAAGGASAGEPVRILRTDTAAASGWSGELESVLHAYPERRDAAQALIRHLLEPLNSVHIRDACNPARTGGLDLESFTSERGTLYVVGERIEDPRSHPGAMPLLTALLSSVVEHGRCIAAGSSAGRLDPPLTFVLDDVAALAPVPSLPDLLAEGHAAGLPTLAVLRSPEQALARWQLPLWQHADIRLALGDETAGTLPPSVPDAVRIR, from the coding sequence ATGGCGCAGCGCAAGAAAGGGTCCTCGGGCGGCCTGCCGGACGGTCTGATCGTCGGCATCATCGGCTTCCTGCTCGGGGTGACCGTGCTGGTGTGGACGGCCACCGGCATCGCCGGAGTGCTCTCGCACGGCGGCTGGCCGGACCAGGCGCACTTCACCCGCACCCCGCAGGCGATGCGGTCGCTGATCAGCGAGCCGCACGACGTGGCGGCGGCCTGGCCACAGACGCCGCCGGGGCAATTGCCCGGCTCCGGGCTGTTCTGGGGCGTGTTCATCGGGCAGTTCATGGTGCTCTTCGTGCTGGCCGTGTGGGTGCTCAACGTGGTGGCGCGGCTGCGGTCGCGCGACGAGCGGGGGGTGCGCCGGGCGCCGGAGCCGGTGGAGGAGGCGCCGCTGCCCGAGCCGCGCCGGGCCGCGGGCCGCCCGGCGCCGGCGAAGGACGGCGACGGCCTGGACGCCTGGTTCCGTACGGTGCCGCGGGCCGCGCCCTTCATCGCCGACGACACCCCCACCGCGGTGCTCTCCGAACCCGCGCCGCGCCCCGCGCCGGCCGCCGAGCACCTGGCCGACGGGGAGGTCACCCGCACCTACGCGCTCTTCGCCGCGCCCCGCGGCGACAAGGCGAAGCGCATCACCCAGCCCGCCGTGCTGGCCGCCGCGGGACCGGTCGTCGTCACCACCGCGGACCCGGACACGTACCACCAGACGGTCGGCAACCGCGCGAAACTCGGTCCGGTGCACGTCTACGACCCGGCGCATCTGCTGGATGTCCCGGGGCGGCTGCGGTGGGCCCCGCACGGGGGCTGCGAGCGGCCAGGGACCGCGCGGATACGCGCTGCTGCGCTGCTCGCCCCGCTGCGGACCGAGCGCGCGGACGAAGCGATCGTGCACGAGACCGCGGCGACACTGCTGCGCTGTCTGCTGCACGCGGCGGCCGTCGACGGGCAGCCCTTCCGCCAGGTCCAGCGGTGGGCGGCGGGCGGCGCGTCCGCAGGGGAGCCGGTACGGATCCTGCGCACCGACACCGCGGCGGCGTCCGGCTGGAGCGGCGAGCTGGAGTCGGTGCTGCACGCGTACCCCGAACGCCGGGACGCCGCCCAGGCGTTGATCCGGCATCTGCTGGAGCCGCTGAACTCGGTGCACATCCGCGACGCCTGCAATCCGGCCAGGACCGGTGGCCTCGACCTGGAGTCGTTCACCTCGGAACGGGGAACGCTGTACGTAGTGGGCGAGCGGATCGAAGACCCCAGATCCCACCCGGGTGCGATGCCCCTGCTCACCGCACTCCTCTCCAGCGTGGTCGAGCACGGCCGGTGCATCGCCGCAGGGTCATCCGCCGGCCGGCTCGACCCACCACTGACCTTCGTGCTGGACGACGTGGCGGCGCTGGCCCCGGTGCCTTCGCTCCCCGACCTGCTCGCCGAGGGCCACGCCGCGGGCCTGCCCACCCTCGCTGTCCTCCGCTCCCCCGAACAGGCCCTGGCCCGGTGGCAGTTGCCGCTCTGGCAGCACGCGGACATCCGTCTGGCGCTGGGGGACGAGACCGCCGGCACCCTCCCGCCGTCCGTCCCGGACGCGGTCCGCATCCGCTGA
- a CDS encoding GNAT family N-acetyltransferase, producing MANDEVTRYEVRPAAPAEWERSRDLRLASLQDPVASVAFARSYAEEAALSDEHWRRRASGVGAQQFVAVAAGDPDAEWAGMAVVVIERDDYLSINAVYLRPEARGTGLADELFEAAVAWSWERADRLHLWVHEKNPRAEAFYCRRGFVRTGETMVSPLDNVSTEYEMVLLRKPE from the coding sequence GTGGCGAATGACGAGGTGACGCGTTACGAGGTGCGGCCGGCGGCGCCGGCCGAGTGGGAGCGGAGCCGGGACCTCCGGCTCGCGTCGCTCCAGGACCCGGTGGCTTCGGTGGCCTTCGCCCGGAGCTACGCCGAGGAGGCGGCGCTGAGCGATGAGCACTGGCGGCGTCGGGCTTCCGGTGTCGGGGCCCAGCAATTCGTGGCGGTAGCCGCTGGGGATCCGGACGCGGAGTGGGCCGGGATGGCCGTGGTGGTGATCGAACGGGACGACTACCTGAGTATCAACGCCGTCTATCTGCGGCCCGAGGCCCGTGGCACCGGGCTTGCCGACGAGCTCTTCGAGGCCGCCGTTGCCTGGAGTTGGGAGCGGGCCGACCGGCTGCACCTCTGGGTGCATGAGAAAAATCCGCGGGCCGAGGCGTTCTACTGCCGGCGCGGCTTCGTACGTACCGGGGAGACGATGGTGTCCCCGCTCGACAACGTATCGACCGAGTACGAGATGGTGCTGCTCCGGAAGCCGGAGTAG